A region from the Candidatus Electrothrix scaldis genome encodes:
- the pstC gene encoding phosphate ABC transporter permease subunit PstC encodes MLLIYLPAILLMLSSLAYWQGREKAFALSSKAREGKGTRLHSRPTYYGLLTAFWCGIPGVLLYLFWMTSSDWLLTRFALHTLPEQMQNLPEDKLNLLLNDLHNLVAGHIAAGDVDPAMQTAVDFYHRMEAIGSVTLAVVILAASIVAFSLVYRRIRPSLRARNHVETIIRYTLIGCSTLAVFCTVGIVLSVLFESIRFFQYISVPDFLFGLKWSPQMAMRADQAGSSGSFGAIPVMAGTFMITAIAMFVAVPIGLLSAVYLSEYAGNTFRNVVKPLLEILAGIPTVVYGFFAALIVAPFLRDAGTFVGLNVSSESALAAGLVMGIMIIPFVSSLSDDVINAVPQSLRDGSYGLGATKNETIMQVVLPAALPGIVGGVLLAVSRAIGETMIVVMAAGLSARLTANPLDAVTTVTVQIVTLLVGDQEFDSPKTMAAFALGLLLFIVTLILNVIALHIVRKYREEYE; translated from the coding sequence ATGTTACTCATTTATTTACCAGCAATATTACTGATGCTGAGTTCTCTGGCGTACTGGCAGGGACGAGAAAAAGCCTTTGCTCTGAGCTCTAAGGCACGGGAAGGGAAGGGAACCCGATTGCATTCCCGGCCAACCTATTATGGGTTATTAACCGCATTTTGGTGTGGTATTCCCGGGGTGCTCTTATATCTGTTCTGGATGACAAGTTCTGACTGGCTCCTGACCCGGTTTGCCCTGCATACTCTCCCGGAGCAGATGCAGAATTTGCCGGAGGATAAGCTGAATCTGCTCCTCAATGACCTACATAACCTTGTTGCCGGTCATATAGCAGCCGGAGATGTTGATCCGGCCATGCAGACTGCAGTTGATTTTTACCATCGCATGGAGGCCATCGGTTCCGTAACCTTGGCTGTGGTTATTCTGGCGGCCTCTATTGTAGCTTTTTCCTTGGTCTATCGCCGTATTCGGCCATCCTTACGGGCCCGTAACCATGTGGAAACCATTATTCGCTATACACTTATCGGCTGTTCGACCTTAGCGGTCTTCTGCACGGTGGGCATTGTTCTTTCCGTCCTTTTTGAGTCCATCCGCTTCTTTCAGTATATTTCTGTCCCTGACTTTCTCTTCGGCCTGAAGTGGAGCCCTCAGATGGCTATGCGGGCCGATCAGGCGGGAAGCTCCGGCAGTTTTGGTGCCATTCCGGTTATGGCTGGTACCTTCATGATCACCGCTATTGCCATGTTTGTTGCTGTTCCGATAGGGTTACTTTCAGCGGTTTATTTATCAGAGTATGCTGGCAATACCTTTCGCAATGTTGTCAAACCTCTGTTGGAGATCCTGGCCGGAATTCCCACCGTTGTGTACGGATTTTTTGCGGCCCTTATTGTGGCCCCTTTTCTTCGCGATGCAGGAACCTTTGTCGGCCTGAACGTGTCTTCGGAAAGTGCCTTGGCAGCCGGTTTGGTGATGGGGATTATGATTATTCCCTTTGTTTCTTCTCTTTCCGATGACGTTATCAATGCTGTGCCCCAGTCGCTGCGAGACGGCTCCTATGGCTTGGGCGCAACCAAGAATGAGACCATCATGCAGGTGGTTTTGCCTGCGGCTCTACCCGGCATTGTGGGTGGTGTCCTGCTTGCTGTGTCCCGCGCCATCGGCGAGACCATGATCGTGGTTATGGCTGCCGGACTTTCAGCTCGTCTCACGGCCAACCCTCTTGATGCTGTGACCACCGTGACCGTGCAGATCGTGACCCTGCTGGTGGGCGATCAGGAATTTGATAGCCCCAAGACTATGGCGGCCTTTGCCTTAGGTCTTTTACTCTTTATCGTGACCTTGATTCTGAACGTGATTGCCCTGCATATTGTGCGGAAATATCGCGAGGAGTATGAGTAA
- the rpe gene encoding ribulose-phosphate 3-epimerase, which yields MIAPSILSADFSKLGDEIRAVEEAGAEVIHIDVMDGHFVPNITIGPLVVEAARKVTDLPLDVHLMITEPDRFITNFADAGADWITVHVEACIHLHRTLNYIRSLGKKAGAVLNPATPLSTLDYVLEEVDLVMLMSVNPGFGGQGFIPSTLEKCRTLRAMLDKVNPDAGIEIDGGMSPRTIGAMAEAGANIFVAGSAVYGQDDYGAVIREMKELAGAA from the coding sequence ATGATAGCCCCCTCCATCCTCTCAGCAGACTTTTCCAAACTCGGTGATGAAATCCGGGCAGTTGAGGAGGCAGGTGCCGAGGTCATCCACATAGACGTAATGGACGGCCATTTTGTCCCCAATATTACTATCGGCCCGCTGGTGGTTGAGGCGGCACGAAAGGTCACAGATCTCCCCCTGGACGTCCACCTGATGATCACCGAGCCGGATCGCTTCATCACAAATTTTGCCGATGCCGGGGCCGACTGGATCACCGTGCATGTGGAGGCCTGTATCCACCTCCACCGCACCCTCAACTACATCCGCAGCTTAGGCAAAAAGGCAGGAGCCGTCCTGAACCCGGCAACCCCTCTTTCCACGCTGGATTATGTCCTGGAAGAGGTGGACCTGGTCATGCTGATGAGTGTGAACCCCGGCTTTGGCGGCCAGGGCTTCATCCCATCCACCTTAGAAAAGTGCCGGACCCTACGGGCCATGCTGGACAAGGTGAATCCGGACGCGGGCATAGAGATCGATGGCGGCATGAGCCCCAGGACCATCGGGGCAATGGCCGAGGCAGGGGCGAATATCTTTGTGGCCGGTTCTGCGGTCTATGGGCAGGACGATTACGGGGCAGTGATCCGGGAAATGAAAGAACTGGCAGGGGCTGCCTGA
- a CDS encoding response regulator yields MSEKHTLLIIDDIVDNLMLLGEAMSSEYKIKVATSGVQGLELAVQEPKPDLILLDIMMPGIDGYEVCRRLKADTRTKHIPVIFLSALDKESDELQGLDAGAVDFITKPFKLEVVRARINTQLELLRMREQLQTARLKAEAASQSKSVFLANMSHEIRTPMSAIMGMTDLALERATDSQQQSYLETVKLSADALLALINDILDFSKIEAGQMELDEHPFLLAEAIEAAMRTVSILLKEKGLEITLEIAPDVPVAVAGDSLRFRQIILNLLSNAIKFSEKGIIRINVTAEHAGPETITLRISVADQGIGIQQDKISSIFSAFSQADSSVSRKFGGTGLGLAICRQLCELMDGTISVESEYGHGSTFSFTAMFGATSQDNIVRPETTGSELLNIRPIRVLLVEDNAANRFLIRVVLEKFKHEVIEAVDGIEALTIILDDHFDLILTDVQMPKLDGYRFTQIIRACEEGKELAPDLADKLDSDLVSKLRQQLHGKHRLVISMTANAMSGDKEKCFTAGMDDYLTKPLNQEELALTLNRWLPKE; encoded by the coding sequence ATGAGTGAAAAACACACCCTTCTTATTATTGATGATATAGTCGATAACCTGATGCTCCTTGGGGAAGCTATGTCCTCTGAGTATAAAATCAAGGTTGCGACAAGTGGTGTGCAGGGACTGGAACTCGCTGTTCAGGAGCCCAAGCCCGATCTCATCCTGCTGGATATTATGATGCCGGGTATTGATGGCTACGAAGTCTGCCGCCGTTTAAAGGCAGATACCCGGACCAAACATATTCCGGTTATTTTTCTCAGCGCCTTGGACAAAGAAAGTGATGAACTGCAAGGGCTTGACGCAGGAGCTGTTGATTTCATTACCAAGCCCTTTAAACTGGAAGTAGTCCGGGCCCGCATCAATACCCAGCTTGAGCTCCTCCGGATGCGGGAACAACTACAGACAGCCCGCCTGAAAGCAGAAGCAGCCTCCCAGTCCAAATCAGTTTTCCTCGCTAACATGAGCCATGAGATCAGAACCCCGATGAGTGCCATCATGGGGATGACTGATCTCGCGCTGGAACGCGCCACGGATTCCCAGCAGCAGAGCTACCTGGAAACCGTCAAACTTTCCGCAGATGCCCTCCTGGCCCTGATTAATGACATCCTCGATTTCTCCAAAATCGAAGCCGGGCAAATGGAGCTGGACGAGCACCCCTTCCTCCTTGCAGAGGCCATTGAGGCTGCCATGCGAACGGTCTCTATCCTCTTAAAAGAGAAAGGGCTTGAAATCACCTTGGAGATTGCCCCGGATGTTCCTGTGGCTGTGGCAGGCGACAGTCTTCGCTTTCGTCAGATCATTCTTAACCTGCTCAGCAATGCCATCAAATTTTCTGAAAAGGGTATTATCCGCATCAATGTTACTGCGGAACATGCCGGACCAGAAACCATCACCCTGCGTATTTCAGTTGCTGACCAAGGTATAGGCATTCAACAGGACAAGATAAGCTCTATCTTCAGCGCCTTTTCCCAGGCAGACAGTTCGGTTTCCAGAAAATTCGGTGGCACCGGCCTCGGTCTGGCCATCTGTCGCCAACTTTGCGAGCTCATGGATGGCACCATCAGCGTAGAGAGCGAATACGGCCACGGAAGCACCTTTTCCTTCACAGCTATGTTCGGTGCCACCTCGCAAGACAACATCGTACGACCAGAAACCACGGGCTCTGAGCTCTTGAATATTCGCCCCATTCGGGTGTTGCTGGTTGAAGATAACGCAGCAAACCGTTTCTTGATTCGGGTTGTCCTGGAAAAATTCAAGCACGAGGTTATTGAGGCTGTTGACGGCATTGAGGCTCTCACTATTATATTAGACGATCATTTTGACTTGATCCTCACAGATGTTCAGATGCCAAAACTGGACGGCTACAGGTTCACTCAAATTATTCGGGCCTGCGAAGAGGGCAAGGAACTTGCTCCAGACCTTGCTGACAAACTGGACAGCGATCTGGTCAGTAAACTCCGCCAGCAATTGCACGGTAAACATCGTCTGGTCATCTCTATGACAGCCAACGCCATGAGCGGTGATAAGGAAAAATGTTTCACTGCGGGTATGGATGATTATCTCACCAAGCCTCTGAATCAGGAGGAGCTGGCGCTCACCCTCAACCGCTGGCTTCCCAAGGAATAG
- the phoU gene encoding phosphate signaling complex protein PhoU, producing the protein MPDKKMINRTLHREIDLLKKMFIDLGALVEDRLRKACIVLETSDDDLAEEIIRTDNEIDHMEVQIEEECLKVLALHQPVASDLRLIVAIIKINNELERVGDMAVGIARRVQIINKKGGTSFAVDYMPMAVKVLGMIKMSLDALVTENADFARRIFHDDEEVDALRDKAYKAVVKELDSDTGHAAALLNMYLLSRHLERIGDRACNIAEEVIYLVEGDIVRNE; encoded by the coding sequence GTGCCTGATAAAAAAATGATCAACCGAACGCTGCATCGGGAAATTGATTTGCTCAAGAAGATGTTTATCGATTTGGGAGCATTGGTGGAGGATCGCCTGCGTAAGGCCTGTATTGTTCTTGAAACCAGTGACGATGACTTGGCGGAAGAAATTATCCGCACTGATAACGAGATTGATCATATGGAGGTGCAGATAGAGGAGGAGTGCCTCAAGGTGCTGGCTCTGCATCAGCCTGTGGCCAGTGATCTGCGCCTGATTGTCGCCATTATTAAAATTAATAATGAGCTGGAGCGGGTCGGCGATATGGCAGTCGGTATTGCCCGGCGGGTTCAGATCATCAATAAAAAAGGCGGAACCTCCTTTGCCGTCGATTACATGCCGATGGCGGTTAAGGTCCTGGGTATGATCAAGATGAGCCTGGATGCCTTAGTGACCGAAAACGCAGATTTCGCCCGCAGGATATTTCATGACGATGAAGAAGTGGATGCCCTGCGAGATAAGGCCTATAAGGCCGTGGTTAAGGAACTTGATTCTGATACCGGCCATGCTGCTGCTCTTCTGAACATGTACCTACTTTCACGCCATTTGGAACGTATCGGCGACCGGGCCTGCAACATTGCAGAAGAGGTCATTTATCTTGTTGAAGGGGATATCGTCAGGAACGAATAG
- the trpD gene encoding anthranilate phosphoribosyltransferase, giving the protein MIQEAISLVVTGQDLNEEQMTATMQEIMSGEATDAQIGSFITALRMKGETIDEIAGAVRVMREKATFVDTGVDTAAGELLMDIVGTGGDGSGTFNVSTTTSFVVAGAGIPVAKHGNRAVSSSCGSADVLEALGVDLSMPADKMAECVRTVGIGFLFAPMLHGAMKHAIGPRRELGIRTIFNILGPLTNPAGSNVQLTGVFAKELTMPIAEVLARLGMKRTLVVWGEGNMDEMTVTGTSYVAEAHDGMVESYTVDPEDVGLSRASIDDIRGGATAEESASLVRKVLSNTPGARLDMVLLNAGAALMTAGKVNNFQAGVEQAREIIASGAALEKLDQLVAFCKG; this is encoded by the coding sequence ATGATACAAGAAGCAATATCCCTGGTGGTTACCGGGCAAGACCTTAATGAAGAGCAAATGACCGCAACCATGCAGGAGATCATGAGCGGCGAGGCCACGGACGCTCAAATAGGCTCCTTTATCACCGCCCTGCGTATGAAGGGTGAGACCATTGATGAGATCGCAGGGGCTGTTCGGGTGATGCGGGAAAAGGCCACCTTTGTTGATACCGGGGTGGACACGGCCGCTGGAGAGCTTCTCATGGACATCGTGGGTACTGGCGGTGATGGATCTGGCACCTTTAATGTCTCCACTACCACCTCCTTTGTTGTGGCTGGTGCCGGAATTCCGGTGGCGAAACACGGCAACCGGGCAGTCTCCTCTTCCTGCGGCAGCGCCGATGTATTAGAGGCACTTGGAGTTGATCTTTCCATGCCTGCCGATAAAATGGCAGAATGTGTACGCACCGTGGGAATAGGCTTCCTGTTTGCTCCTATGTTGCACGGGGCTATGAAACACGCCATTGGCCCCAGGCGTGAGTTGGGCATTCGCACTATCTTCAATATTCTTGGGCCGCTGACCAATCCAGCTGGAAGCAATGTCCAACTCACCGGTGTTTTTGCCAAGGAACTGACCATGCCCATTGCCGAGGTGCTAGCTCGGTTAGGGATGAAACGAACCCTGGTGGTCTGGGGTGAGGGCAATATGGATGAGATGACCGTTACCGGCACCTCTTATGTGGCTGAGGCCCATGATGGCATGGTGGAAAGCTACACCGTGGACCCGGAAGACGTAGGTCTGAGTCGGGCAAGCATTGACGATATCCGGGGTGGAGCCACTGCTGAGGAATCTGCGAGCCTAGTTCGTAAGGTACTCAGTAATACCCCAGGAGCACGCCTGGACATGGTCCTGCTCAATGCGGGAGCAGCGTTAATGACTGCGGGTAAGGTGAATAATTTCCAGGCCGGAGTGGAGCAGGCACGGGAAATCATCGCCTCCGGTGCAGCCCTGGAGAAGCTTGACCAGCTGGTTGCTTTTTGCAAGGGATAG
- a CDS encoding response regulator transcription factor produces MSKANILVVEDDMDIQQLVSYHLIRAGYNVSCADSGEQGLQILEKEKFSAVILDLMLPGKNGLEVCSTIRENKQNQHIPVIMLTALGEEDDIVAGLDGGADDYVTKPFSPKVLMARVEAVLRRDTKNRKADAEDEEVVAIHDLRITPQRHEVLVADKPVQLTTTEFTILLLLARRPGWVFSRQQIIDQVRGYDYSVTPRAVDVQIFGLRKKLGKTGKNIETVRGIGYRLKE; encoded by the coding sequence GTGAGTAAGGCGAACATCTTAGTAGTAGAAGATGACATGGATATCCAGCAGCTGGTCAGTTATCACCTGATCAGGGCTGGCTATAATGTCAGTTGTGCAGACAGTGGCGAGCAGGGGCTTCAGATCCTGGAAAAGGAGAAATTTTCCGCCGTGATCCTGGACCTGATGCTGCCCGGAAAAAACGGACTGGAAGTCTGCTCGACCATCAGAGAGAACAAACAAAACCAGCATATTCCCGTAATTATGCTGACCGCTTTAGGGGAAGAAGATGACATCGTAGCTGGTCTGGATGGCGGTGCTGATGATTACGTCACTAAACCCTTCAGTCCCAAGGTCCTTATGGCCAGGGTCGAAGCGGTCTTGCGAAGAGACACGAAGAATAGGAAAGCTGATGCTGAAGACGAAGAGGTTGTCGCGATCCATGATCTTCGCATCACACCGCAGCGGCATGAGGTCCTTGTTGCCGATAAACCTGTCCAACTGACCACGACCGAATTCACTATCCTGCTCCTGCTTGCCCGCAGACCAGGTTGGGTCTTCAGCAGGCAACAGATTATTGATCAAGTCCGGGGCTATGACTATTCTGTCACCCCCAGAGCAGTGGATGTCCAGATTTTCGGTCTGCGCAAGAAACTGGGAAAAACCGGGAAAAATATCGAGACCGTCCGAGGCATCGGGTATCGGCTGAAGGAATAG
- a CDS encoding NIL domain-containing protein encodes MTRIYLLRYPKDTSNQPIICHLVQRYEVEFNILKADIRPQRDGIMVLEMKGQKEKVVDALDYLKSLGVKAERLAGKVHRDESKCFQCGACTGICPVGALYIEKPSMEVIFEVEKCTACGLCVPGCPVRAMNISFDPATKTGTPA; translated from the coding sequence ATGACCAGAATATACCTCCTCCGTTATCCGAAAGACACCTCAAATCAACCTATTATCTGCCATCTGGTGCAACGCTATGAAGTGGAATTCAATATCCTGAAAGCGGATATCCGCCCCCAGCGGGATGGCATCATGGTACTGGAAATGAAGGGACAGAAAGAAAAAGTCGTTGATGCCCTGGATTACCTAAAAAGTTTGGGAGTGAAGGCAGAACGCCTTGCGGGTAAGGTGCATCGAGATGAAAGCAAATGCTTCCAATGCGGGGCCTGCACCGGTATCTGTCCGGTCGGTGCCTTATACATCGAAAAGCCATCAATGGAAGTCATCTTTGAGGTGGAAAAATGCACCGCTTGTGGTCTCTGTGTACCAGGTTGCCCGGTCCGGGCTATGAATATTTCTTTTGATCCCGCGACCAAGACCGGAACCCCAGCATAA
- a CDS encoding AAA family ATPase, whose protein sequence is MTDRKKMEQPTLYVFFGLIASGKSTLAELFAAQQGLPYYNTDRVRKELAGLAANERRPDGMGQGIYTPEFTEKTYQTMLDRANEDLQQDKTGVVLDGSYSKATDRNKVNELAQTLQVNALFFLCSCSEQETQRRLALRAQDPNAVSDGRWEIFVQQRAKFEQPDELPLQQLSRIDTEADPQELLGLLIS, encoded by the coding sequence ATGACGGACAGAAAAAAAATGGAGCAGCCCACCCTTTACGTCTTTTTCGGCCTGATAGCCTCAGGAAAATCAACCTTAGCAGAGCTCTTTGCAGCGCAACAAGGCTTACCGTATTATAATACGGACAGAGTACGCAAAGAACTGGCCGGTCTTGCGGCAAATGAGCGCCGACCGGACGGCATGGGCCAGGGGATCTACACACCTGAGTTTACTGAAAAGACCTATCAAACCATGCTGGACCGAGCAAACGAGGATCTCCAGCAAGACAAAACAGGGGTGGTCCTTGATGGGTCCTACAGCAAGGCAACAGATCGCAACAAGGTCAACGAGCTGGCACAGACCTTACAGGTCAATGCTCTTTTCTTTCTCTGCTCTTGTTCCGAACAGGAAACCCAACGACGCCTTGCCCTACGTGCCCAGGATCCCAATGCGGTTTCCGATGGACGTTGGGAGATTTTTGTTCAGCAAAGGGCAAAGTTTGAGCAGCCGGATGAGCTGCCTTTGCAACAGCTTTCACGTATCGACACTGAAGCGGATCCACAAGAATTATTAGGTCTATTAATAAGCTGA
- a CDS encoding glucose-6-phosphate isomerase, with protein sequence MEFLKNFAEMKATKKLEQLARTPYDLRAPQALSPDRLAGYRLSACGFDLLYGTQRVDEQVLEALQELADEARLVEQFRAMKSGAVMNRIIGHESEERQVLHTACRDLFREQPQAPEATGEARQQLHRLKAFLDDLDQGTICNDQGEPFSTMVQVGIGGSDLGPRALYLALQRSCQPGRKACFIANVDPDDAAAVLSGLDLSRTLINVVSKSGTTLETLTNEELVRSALTAAGLDPARHMVAVTGAGSPMDDPKRYLAAFHMYDYIGGRYSATSMVGGVTLAFALGYDNFVEILRGAHAADLAGEQENIRENLPLLMALLGIWNRNFLGCNTVAVLPYSQALLRFPAHLQQCDMESNGKRINRLGEPVQWQTGPIVWGEPGTNGQHAFYQLLHQGTEVVPAEFIGFRESQYQTDITIKGTTSQQKLLANMLAQSLALALGKDHENPNKSFPGNRPSSVLLADRLTPYSMGTLLALYENKIAFQGFCWNINSFDQEGVQLGKILANRILAELTEVKTGEQLPLDAPELSLIKAASLAT encoded by the coding sequence ATGGAGTTTTTGAAGAATTTTGCAGAGATGAAGGCGACAAAAAAGCTGGAGCAGCTGGCTCGCACCCCCTATGACCTTCGTGCTCCGCAGGCCCTGTCCCCTGACCGACTTGCCGGGTACCGGCTTTCCGCCTGCGGCTTTGACCTGTTGTACGGTACCCAACGGGTTGATGAGCAGGTCCTGGAGGCGTTGCAGGAGCTTGCCGATGAGGCCCGCCTGGTTGAGCAGTTCCGGGCCATGAAGTCCGGCGCAGTGATGAACCGGATTATCGGGCACGAGAGCGAGGAACGGCAGGTCCTGCACACGGCCTGCCGGGATCTGTTCAGGGAGCAGCCCCAGGCCCCGGAGGCAACAGGCGAGGCCAGGCAGCAGCTCCACCGCCTGAAAGCCTTCCTGGATGACCTGGACCAGGGGACCATCTGCAATGACCAGGGAGAGCCATTCAGCACGATGGTGCAGGTGGGTATCGGCGGTTCCGACCTGGGACCCCGTGCCCTGTACCTGGCCCTGCAACGCTCTTGCCAGCCGGGGCGCAAGGCCTGCTTTATCGCCAATGTGGACCCGGACGACGCCGCAGCGGTCCTCTCCGGGCTGGACCTCTCCCGGACCCTGATTAATGTGGTGTCCAAGAGCGGCACCACCCTGGAAACCCTGACCAATGAAGAGCTGGTCCGCTCCGCCCTGACAGCTGCCGGGCTTGATCCTGCGCGCCATATGGTGGCGGTCACCGGGGCGGGCAGCCCGATGGATGACCCGAAAAGGTACCTGGCCGCCTTTCATATGTACGATTACATCGGGGGACGCTATTCCGCCACCTCTATGGTCGGCGGGGTGACCCTGGCCTTTGCCCTGGGCTATGACAATTTTGTGGAGATCCTGCGGGGAGCGCATGCCGCTGATCTGGCCGGGGAGCAGGAGAACATCCGGGAAAACCTGCCCCTGCTCATGGCCCTGCTCGGGATCTGGAACCGGAATTTCCTCGGCTGCAACACGGTTGCTGTCCTGCCCTATAGCCAGGCCCTGCTCCGCTTCCCGGCCCATCTTCAGCAATGCGATATGGAGAGCAACGGCAAGCGGATCAACAGACTCGGGGAGCCGGTGCAGTGGCAAACCGGCCCTATCGTCTGGGGTGAGCCGGGCACCAATGGTCAGCATGCGTTTTACCAGCTCCTGCACCAGGGAACTGAGGTTGTGCCTGCGGAGTTTATCGGCTTTCGGGAGTCGCAATATCAAACGGATATCACCATCAAGGGCACGACCTCGCAGCAGAAGTTGCTCGCCAATATGCTGGCCCAATCCCTGGCTCTGGCCCTGGGCAAAGACCACGAAAACCCCAACAAATCCTTTCCCGGTAACAGACCCAGCTCTGTGCTTCTCGCTGACCGGCTCACCCCGTACAGCATGGGAACCCTGCTGGCCCTGTATGAAAACAAGATTGCCTTTCAGGGCTTCTGCTGGAACATCAATTCCTTTGATCAGGAAGGGGTGCAGTTGGGCAAAATCCTGGCAAATCGTATCCTCGCCGAGCTGACAGAGGTAAAAACAGGCGAACAACTTCCTCTGGACGCCCCAGAGCTTTCACTGATCAAGGCTGCCAGCCTTGCAACATAA
- the gmd gene encoding GDP-mannose 4,6-dehydratase, whose amino-acid sequence MKKALISGITGQDGAYLAEFLLEKGYEVHGIKRRASSFNTERIDHLYEDPHTKGRRFILHYGDLTDSSNLIRIIQQVQPDEIYNLAAQSHVKVSFESPEYTADTDGLGTLRLLEAIRILGLEKKTRFYQASTSELYGLVQEIPQKESTPFYPRSPYACAKLYAYWITVNYREAYGMYACNGILFNHESPVRGETFVTRKITRSLSRISLGLQECLYLGNMDALRDWGHAKDYVRMQWMMLQQDAPEDFVIASGEQHSVREFVETAAQELGFSIAWSGKGEKEVGIVSEVTADSLSLSPGQQIVAIDPRYFRPTEVETLLGDPARAKALLGWEPQISFNELVREMVQNDLEIAKRDKLCSDAGFMVCSYHE is encoded by the coding sequence ATGAAGAAAGCCTTAATAAGTGGTATCACCGGGCAGGACGGTGCCTATCTCGCAGAATTTCTTTTAGAGAAAGGCTATGAAGTACACGGTATCAAACGACGAGCCTCCTCCTTTAATACCGAACGAATTGATCATCTCTATGAGGATCCCCACACAAAAGGACGTCGTTTTATCCTGCACTACGGCGATCTCACAGATAGTTCCAACCTAATACGGATTATCCAACAAGTTCAACCGGATGAGATTTACAACCTAGCTGCTCAGTCGCATGTCAAAGTGTCTTTTGAATCACCTGAATACACGGCGGATACCGACGGCTTAGGTACTCTGCGCCTGCTTGAGGCTATTCGCATCCTCGGTCTGGAGAAAAAGACCCGTTTCTATCAGGCGTCAACTTCCGAACTCTACGGCTTAGTCCAGGAAATACCGCAGAAGGAAAGCACGCCGTTTTATCCGCGTTCCCCGTATGCCTGTGCCAAGCTCTATGCCTATTGGATCACGGTCAACTACCGGGAAGCCTACGGCATGTATGCCTGTAACGGTATCCTCTTTAATCATGAATCGCCTGTTCGTGGCGAAACCTTTGTGACCCGAAAAATCACTCGCTCTTTATCTCGTATTTCTCTTGGCTTACAGGAATGCCTCTACCTTGGCAATATGGACGCATTACGCGACTGGGGCCATGCCAAAGATTATGTGCGTATGCAATGGATGATGCTGCAACAGGATGCACCGGAGGACTTTGTCATCGCCTCAGGGGAACAGCACTCCGTACGCGAATTTGTAGAAACCGCAGCACAGGAGTTGGGATTTAGCATTGCATGGTCAGGAAAAGGAGAGAAAGAAGTCGGCATCGTCTCCGAAGTAACCGCTGATAGCCTTTCTCTCAGTCCTGGACAACAAATTGTAGCTATTGACCCAAGGTATTTTCGCCCAACAGAGGTGGAAACGCTACTCGGAGATCCAGCACGAGCCAAAGCTCTCTTAGGCTGGGAGCCACAAATTTCCTTTAATGAACTTGTCCGGGAAATGGTACAAAATGACCTGGAAATAGCAAAACGAGACAAACTGTGTTCGGATGCTGGCTTTATGGTGTGTTCGTATCATGAATAA